Proteins co-encoded in one Kwoniella shandongensis chromosome 12, complete sequence genomic window:
- a CDS encoding gamma-glutamyltransferase, with protein MSSPTRLPAESEETNPLLRSSTDEQHDHDHDHVASSSSPSRDRRGSASSSGWQFWKNPPFVRPRVHFADEEEVVEGEEEEVNGNGVQVKHLHHHHHHHDHATRYGQWILYGALVLLGIVVGTVFSREWQKRTEQTGDGPMVPPVWTLPPPTGLPRNPAYLINATTAAVASEDVTCSNLGLSILKNLNGSAVDAAITTTLCIGLLNAFSSGIGGGGFMVVNIPEDHKVKLPEEVVFEKGEPKVVAIDFRETSPAQSEKEMYGSEKAGRVAAQVGGLAVGVPGELRGLEMAHKMYGTLPWKDLVMPVAELARGWQVSRELARRLRVFGAFMLDSPTWSAVYAPRGSLLVEGDFVQRLNYGKTLEIIAEHGADAFYSGDIADSSVKTIARAGGVLSLDDLKDFKARSYPAIHSSFMGKEIYTTDAPSSGGVLLGLLNILEPYRIPFTGGLTDPLNSHRLIEAMKFAFGARSEITDPAFARDSSRFKDFYSKAWADEIREKITDNQTHGPDYYGVQHDTPVDHGTTHLSVMDKWGGAASVTSTVNLIWGSHVMDPRTGVIFNDEQDDFAVPGAPDAFGLMPSPWNYPAPGKKPLSSTSATIILTPPSSRSASSTLYAVLGGSGGSRIFPSVAQVILNLFSGLDISESIERVRVHNQVVPDLTTIEVGPEGVDEDLIKGLEERGQKIGQFDINLGISEVQAIVVQDGTIHAASDSRKNGIAAGY; from the exons ATGTCCTCGCCAACACGTCTCCCTGCAGAGTCGGAAGAAACGAATCCGTTATTACGCTCTTCGACGGATGAGCaacacgatcacgatcatgACCATGtcgcttcttcatcctcgcccTCGAGAGATAGACGTGGTTCCGCGTCCTCGTCTGGATGGCAATTCTGGAAGAATCCACCATTCGTCCGACCCAGAGTCCATTTcgcagacgaggaagaagtcgttgaaggggaagaggaagaagtgaacGGGAATGGAGTTCAAGTGAaacatctccatcatcatcaccatcaccatgaTCATGCGACGAGATATGGACAATGGATATTGTATGGTGCTTTGGTCTTATTGGGGATAGTGGTCGGAACGGTGTTTTCGAGAGAATGGCAGAAGAGGACAGAGCAAACGGGTGATGGGCCAATGGTTCCTCCTGTATGGACATTACCGCCG CCTACAGGACTACCCCGTAACCCAGCGTACTTGATCAATGCCACCACAGCCGCCGTCGCTTCTGAAGATGTGACCTGTTCGAACCTTGGTCTATCCATCCTTAAAAATCTCAATGGCTCAGCCGTTGACGCAGcaatcaccaccaccctttGTATCGGTCTTCTCAATGCCTTCTCATCAGGTATCGGCGGAGGAGGATTCATGGTCGTAAACATACCGGAAGATCACAAAGTAAAACTGCCAGAGGAAGTGGTATTTGAGAAGGGAGAACCGAAAGTCGTCGCTATCGACTTTAGAGAGACGAGTCCGGCACAaagtgagaaggagatgtaTGGGAGTGAAAAGGCTGGTAGAGTAGCGGCGCAGGTGGGAGGTTTGGCAGTGGGTGTTCCTGGAGAACTGCGAGGtttggagatgg CACACAAGATGTACGGAACATTGCCATGGAAGGACCTTGTCATGCCGGTCGCGGAATTAGCCAGAGGATGGCAAGTTAGCAGGGAACTGgcaaggagattgaga GTATTCGG CGCGTTCATGCTTGATTCTCCTACTTGGTCCGCCGTCTACGCTCCACGGGGCTCACTCCTCGTCGAGGGTGATTTCGTTCAACGACTCAACTACGGTAAAACGCTAGAGATCATTGCCGAGCATGGCGCGGATGCTTTCTATAGCGGTGACATCGCGGACAGTTCTGTGAAGACGATTGCCAGAGCTGGCGGAGTGTTGAGTTtggacgat CTGAAAGATTTCAAGGCGCGAAGTTACCCCGCAATCCACTCTAGCTTCATGGGCAAAGAGATCTACACTACAGACGCACCATCCTC CGGCGGTGTCTTACTCGGCCTCTTGAACATCCTCGAGCCTTACCGTATCCCTTTCACAGGTGGTCTAACCGACCCGCTCAATTCCCATCGACTGATAGAAGCGATGAAATTTGCCTTCGGAGCGAGGTCGGAGATCACTGATCCGGCATTCGCGAGGGACTCTTCAAGATTCAAGGACTTTTATAGTAAAGCTTGGGCGGACGAGATCAGAGAGAAGATTACCGAT AACCAAACACACGGCCCGGACTACTATGGTGTACAACACGATACCCCTGTAGATCACGGAACGACCCATCTCAGCGTTATGGACAAGTGGGGCGGTGCCGCAAGTGTGACCtcgact GTGAACTTGATTTGGGGTAGTCATGTGATGGATCCGCGAACCGGTGTCATCTTCAACGACGAGCAAG ACGATTTCGCTGTTCCTGGAGCACCTGATGCGTTTGGTTTGATGCCTAGCCCTTGGAACTATCCTGCGCCAGGCAAGAA ACCTTTatcttcaacctctgccACGATCATCCTTActcctccctcatctcgtTCTGCGAGCTCCACACTCTACGCAGTACTTGGCGGTTCTGGCGGTTCCCGTATTTTCCCCTCTGTTGCACAAGTGATCCTCAACCTATTTTCAGGTCTGGACATCTCCGAATCGATAGAGAGAGTAAGAGTACATAATCAGGTAGTACCGGATTTGACGACTATCGAAGTTGGACCAGAGGGCGTTGATGAGGATTTGATCaaaggattggaagagagaggtcAAAAGATAGGACAATTCGATATCAATTTAGGAATatcagagg TTCAAGCGATAGTGGTTCAAGATGGTACAATCCACGCAGCGAGCGATTCGAGGAAAAATGGTATTGCAGCGGGATATTGA